In one Lolium rigidum isolate FL_2022 chromosome 3, APGP_CSIRO_Lrig_0.1, whole genome shotgun sequence genomic region, the following are encoded:
- the LOC124696588 gene encoding polygalacturonase-like, whose product MRNPHETESNGSYVQLEHHPWFLLPVQEPSSLLDQHEVVTDAPFADERTLSFPIAAAPVQRPSVQSGRRMSTLALSLAVLAAVFSAATAVAEYNVVDYGARPGGGADSAGAFLAAWAAACNHTGRRGSRPVMRVPAGRFLLSKAYFKGPCRSAAGVVVAIDGTVFAPPAVDSTAWIMFHYADGLAIRGGTLDGQGRAHWACRADPGRKCPPGTTTLDISQSKGVSIKKVTLLDSKNVHMSIYDSTGVTVQGVRIVAPADSPNTDGIHVQLSRHVNILGTTIGTGDDCVSMGPGTSDVLIRNIKCGPGHGISIGSLGGEAGEEGVRNVTVEAAVLTGTQNGLRIKTWGKPNRGSVTGVVFSRVTMRGVHNPIVVDQNYCPGYDQCPGKSSGVRISDVSYTDIEGTSATPVAVKFDCSGSNPCTGFRLSNIRLTYEDKTAQSLCRNADGSASGVVSPRSCL is encoded by the exons ATGAGGAACCCCCACGAGACAGAATCGAACGGGAGCTATGTCCAGCTTGAGCATCACCCATGGTTCCTTCTTCCTGTGCAAGAACCTAGCAGTCTGCtggaccaacatgaagttgtcacGGATGCACCGTTTGCGGATGAACGCACATTG TCCTTTCCCATCGCGGCGGCGCCGGTACAGCGTCCGTCCGTCCAATCAGGGCGGAGAATGAGCACCCTCGCGCTCTCGCTGGCCGTGCTGGCGGCGGTGTTCTCCGCTGCAACGGCGGTGGCGGAGTACAACGTGGTGGACTACGGCGCGAGGCCCGGCGGCGGGGCGGACTCGGCGGGCGCGTTCctggccgcgtgggcggcggcgtGCAACCACACGGGACGCCGCGGCTCCCGGCCCGTGATGCGCGTGCCGGCGGGCAGGTTCCTGCTCAGCAAGGCCTACTTCAAGGGCCCCTGCCGGAGCGCCGCGGGCGTGGTGGTGGCCATCGACGGCACCGTCTTCGCGCCGCCGGCCGTGGACAGCACGGCGTGGATCATGTTCCACTACGCCGACGGCCTGGCGATCCGCGGCGGCACGCTGGACGGGCAGGGCCGCGCGCACTGGGCGTGCAGGGCGGACCCCGGACGGAAATGCCCGCCAGGCACCACG ACGCTGGACATTAGCCAGTCCAAGGGCGTGAGCATCAAGAAGGTGACGCTACTGGACAGCAAGAACGTGCACATGTCCATCTACGACTCCACGGGCGTGACCGTCCAGGGCGTCAGGATCGTCGCGCCGGCCGACAGCCCCAACACCGACGGCATCCACGTCCAGCTCTCCAGACACGTGAACATCCTCGGCACCACCATCGGCACCGGCGACGACTGCGTCTCCATGGGGCCCGGCACCTCCGACGTGCTCATCAGGAACATCAAGTGCGGCCCCGGACACGGCATCAG CATCGGGAGCCtgggaggggaggccggcgaggagGGGGTGAGGAACGtgacggtggaggcggcggtgctGACGGGCACGCAGAACGGCCTGCGGATCAAGACCTGGGGGAAGCCCAACCGCGGCTCCGTCACCGGGGTCGTCTTCTCGCGCGTCACCATGCGCGGCGTGCACAACCCCATCGTCGTCGACCAGAACTACTGTCCCGGCTACGACCAATGCCCCGGCAAG AGCTCGGGGGTGCGGATCAGCGACGTCTCGTACACGGACATCGAGGGCACGTCGGCGACGCCGGTGGCCGTGAAGTTCGACTGCAGCGGCAGCAACCCCTGCACCGGGTTCAGGCTCAGCAACATCAGGCTAACGTACGAGGATAAGACGGCGCAGTCCTTGTGCCGGAACGCCGACGGGTCGGCGTCGGGGGTGGTCAGCCCGCGGAGCTGCCTCTGA
- the LOC124703488 gene encoding probably inactive leucine-rich repeat receptor-like protein kinase At5g48380, with amino-acid sequence MMAIRGFCATLVQILLCFTLCQQCYGTVSDIQCLKRLKASVDPNNKLHWTFENNTEGSICTFSGVECWHPNENRILSLRLGGMDLKGQFPDGLENCSSMTSLDLSSNSLSGPIPADISKRLAFVTNLDLSYNSFSGEIPESLANCTYLNVVNLQNNKLTGTIPGQLGGLSRLTDFNVAGNKLSGQIPSSFSKFAASNFANQELCGKPLSGDCTANSNSRTGVIAGSAVAGAVITLIVVGVILFIFLRKMPAKKKEKDVEGNKWAKTIKGEKGVKVSMFEKSVSKMKLNDLMKATGDFTKENIIATGHSGSMYKATLPDGSFLAIKRLQETQHSESQFTSEMSTLGSARQRNLVPLLGYCIAKKERLLVYKYMPKGSLYDQLHHESSDRKSLEWPVRLKIAIGAGRGLAWLHHTCNPRILHRNISSKCILLDDDYEPKISDFGLARLMNPIDTHLSTFVNGEFGDVGYVAPEYSHTLVATPKGDVYSFGVVLLELVTGEEPTHVSNAPENFRGSLVDWITYLSNNSILQDAVDKSLIGKNNDAELLQVMKVACSCVLSAPKERPTMFEVYQLLRAVGEKYHFSAADDELTLRPRDADSERPDELIVAR; translated from the exons ATGATGGCCATTAGGGGTTTCTGTGCTACCCTTGTCCAAATTCTCCTCTGCTTCACGCTCTGTCAGCAATGCTATGGCACAGTAAGTGACATCCAATGCCTGAAGAGGCTGAAGGCGTCAGTTGATCCCAACAACAAGCTGCATTGGACATTTGAGAACAACACGGAGGGATCCATATGCACTTTCAGCGGCGTGGAGTGTTGGCATCCTAACGAGAACAGGATTCTTTCGCTTCGACTTGGCGGCATGGATCTCAAGGGCCAGTTCCCTGACGGGCTCGAGAACTGCAGTAGCATGACCTCGCTGGATCTGTCAAGCAACAGCCTCTCCGGGCCAATCCCAGCTGACATCTCGAAACGGCTTGCATTCGTCACAAACCTTGATCTTTCGTATAATAGCTTCTCAGGGGAGATTCCGGAGTCGCTAGCTAACTGCACCTATCTCAATGTTGTCAATTTGCAAAATAACAAGCTCACTGGAACCATCCCGGGGCAGCTTGGTGGTCTTTCTCGCCTAACCGACTTTAATGTTGCTGGCAACAAGTTATCAGGCCAGATCCCTTCATCTTTCAGCAAATTTGCAGCTTCCAATTTTGCAAATCAAGAACTCTGTGGGAAACCTCTGAGTGGTGATTGCACTGCCAATTCAAACAGTCGTACAGGAGTGATTGCTGGTTCTGCGGTTGCTGGCGCAGTTATCACTTTAATAGTTGTTGGTGTTATTTTATTCATTTTCTTGCGGAAAATGCCTGCTAAGAAGAAGGAAAAGGACGTGGAAGGAAATAAGTGGGCGAAGACTATTAAGGGAGAAAAAGGAGTCAAG GTATCAATGTTTGAGAAATCAGTTTCAAAGATGAAATTGAATGATCTGATGAAGGCAACAGGTGATTTTACTAAGGAGAATATTATTGCAACCGGTCATTCAGGATCTATGTACAAAGCTACACTTCCTGATGGTTCATTCCTTGCTATCAAGAGGTTGCAAGAAACTCAGCATTCAGAGAGCCAATTCACATCCGAGATGTCAACATTGGGAAGTGCAAGGCAGCGCAACTTAGTTCCTCTATTGGGTTACTGCATTGCTAAGAAAGAGAGGCTCCTGGTGTACAAGTACATGCCGAAAGGTTCGCTCTATGATCAGCTACACCATGAAAGTAGTGATAGAAAGTCTCTGGAATGGCCAGTGAGGCTAAAAATCGCCATTGGGGCTGGTAGAGGGTTGGCGTGGCTTCATCACACTTGCAACCCCCGCATTCTTCACCGCAATATTAGCTCTAAGTGCATACTACTTGATGATGACTATGAGCCTAAGATTTCGGACTTTGGGTTGGCAAGGCTTATGAATCCTATCGACACCCACCTGAGCACATTCGTCAATGGTGAGTTTGGTGACGTAGGGTATGTAGCTCCTGAATACTCCCACACCCTTGTCGCCACTCCAAAGGGGGATGTTTATAGTTTTGGTGTTGTCTTGCTTGAACTAGTCACCGGTGAAGAGCCCACGCACGTGTCAAATGCCCCAGAAAACTTCAGAGGCAGTCTGGTGGACTGGATAACATACCTATCAAACAACTCTATACTTCAAGATGCTGTTGATAAGTCCTTGATCGGAAAGAACAATGATGCCGAGCTGCTTCAAGTTATGAAGGTTGCCTGTTCTTGTGTGCTTTCCGCTCCGAAGGAGAGACCTACAATGTTTGAAGTGTACCAGCTTCTGAGGGCTGTTGGAGAGAAATACCACTTCAGTGCGGCGGACGATGAGTTGACGCTGCGACCACGGGATGCAGATTCTGAAAGGCCGGATGAGCTTATTGTAGCAAGATAG